The following coding sequences are from one Triticum aestivum cultivar Chinese Spring chromosome 5A, IWGSC CS RefSeq v2.1, whole genome shotgun sequence window:
- the LOC123107549 gene encoding uncharacterized protein, with protein sequence MDGKTPHLLPPSEAKKEIRDDVPLVCAWALINAFSIVSGAASGYIAAYFRIACIQSSFILPCIQLTDAEEARLIALFVGMLCCAASQAAAAALALLLPRHRRWPRRALAYLALAVTILFHCMYASTIWILHAADSGYILGTIYYTVIICFMVVCDLLSCVALLLEVMGGASMQCVA encoded by the exons ATGGACGGCAAGACGCCTCATCTGCTGCCTCCGAGCGAGGCCAAAAAGGAGATCCGGGATGACGTCCCACTGGTCTGCGCATGGGCGCTCATCAACGCCTTCAGCATCGTCTCCGGAGCAGCAAGCGGCTACATAGCCGCCTACTTCCGTATCGCGTGCATCCAG TCCTCCTTCATTCTGCCGTGCATCCAGCTGACGGACGCGGAGGAAGCCAGGCTAATCGCCCTCTTCGTCGGGATGCTGTGCTGCGCCGCATCccaggcggccgcggcggcgctggCGCTGCTGCTCCCGCGCCACCGTCGCTGGCCCCGCCGTGCCCTCGCCTACCTCGCGCTCGCGGTCACCATCCTCTTCCATTGCATGTACGCCAGCACCATCTGGATCCTCCACGCCGCCGACTCAGGATACATCTTGGGCACGATCTACTACACCGTGATCATCTGCTTCATGGTGGTGTGCGACCTCCTCAGCTGCGTGGCCCTCCTCCTGGAGGTGATGGGCGGCGCAAGCATGCAGTGCGTAGCCTAG